The sequence GTCAGCgggggggtgaggggggagAACAGGAAGCTCCAGAGCCACCACATTGCCCTTATAAGGACTCGACAGCACCAGAGCTGCTTCCGCCTGCCCGGGCGGCTGGTCCTGCCCCACATGTTCCCCTCTACCCCACATCACCTTCCCACATCCCCATCTCTGCCCTAGACCACCTTCCTCACCCCACACCACAGCCTCCCTGCCCCCATCTGCCTCTGCCCCAACCCATCCCCTCACATCCGCACCTCTGCCCCCCATCAACCCATCCCACCACCTCCCTAATCCCCACCTCTGGTCCACACCACCcccctggggctctgcctcACAACTTGCCAGAATATCCCGAGTTCCTGCCCCCCAGTTCCCCACCGTCCCTTCTGTTCCCTCCAGatgtcccccagcccctttGCTCAGTCCTACCaccccccagctgctgcctggaccCCCCGACATCCCCCCTGCTGCTAATGCAGCCTCCACCATGAGTGCAGCCCTCCAATAAAGCCTCTTGCCCCTCAACTTTGGCTCCTGAGAGTCTGGGGACGGGGGAGCATTGTGGGGCGGCATTGTGGGGCGGGTGCTGAGGCGTCACCCCCGCCCCATCGTGGACTTTGTCCGCCTGGGGCACGGCAGCACCCTTGGACCCGGGTATCCGGGGAGGCCTCCTCCACCCTGGGTGGAGGGCAGAGCCACACCCCATGGCCCTGGCCACACATCGAGATTCCCCCCACAGCGCCCAGATCCCTGAAATTCCTGACCCACAGCGACTCCCCACAAGGGCACTTTATTGCTGCCGGCAGCGGGGATTGGGAGGGGGTGACAGGGTGGGGGATGGGGTCCTGCTGGTCCCTGGCGgctcctgctggtccctgggggTCCAGGAGTCCCCGgtggggtcccgggggtcccccccagccccctcagtACTGGCTGCGCCGCAGGTGATTGGCCATCTCATAACATTTCTTGTTGACGCAGCCGCCGTGGACGCCCTCCTTGCCCATGGCCAGCACGATGGCTGCAAGGGGAGGGGTACAAGGTGATGGGTCATCCCCAgccctcccaaaacccccatcAACCCCAGACAGacagggggtcagggggggaGAAGGACAGGAAGCaacagctgggatggagggaccCCAGGAGTTAGCAAAGGGCAATTTGGGGGGACCTGGGGGAAGGGAGGCATTAACTGGAAGCACATCaggggtgacagaggtgacagggcAGCAGGTGACGTGGCCAGGTGGAGCTGTGTGGGGGAGAGGACAcgaggtgacactggggaaggaggggagcacCCAGGGAGTGACACTGTGATGCCTTAAGATACATGGAAGGCATCTGTGGAGGCCTGGGGTCATGGTGGGTGACAGGAACTGgtcaggaggtgacacagggtgacaggggggtgtgggggtgacacagggtgacacagggtgacaggggggtgtgggggtgacacagggtgacaggAGGGTGggggggcagggacacagggtgacacagggtgacaggAGGGTGggggggcagggacacagggtgacaGGAGGGTGGCAGGAGGGTGGGGGCGCAGGGACACAGGGTGGCAGTGGCTCCAGGGGATCGTTTCtctttttggagatttttaagGTCGGGGTCACAGGGGAACGGATGGCAGGGGGTGTGCTGGGAGGGTGATGGGGATGCCACAGGGATGACAGGGGGATAGTTCCAGGGGGTCCCTCACTCTTATTGGTGATGGCGGCCGTGATGTTGAAGGTGGGCGCTCCGGCAGCCCCCTTGGTGCGCAGGTCCATGCTGTGCTCCCCCTCCACCAGCAGCGAGTCCCGGATGACGGAGCAGCGCATCCCCCCCAGCGTCAGTCCCTGCACCAGCAGCGGCCCCCGCTCGGGGCCCACCAGTGCCGCCACCTCCGCTGGCTGTCGGAACAAGGGTCAGGGGCACCCCGAAAACAGAGCCCAGATCCCCAAAAGCCACCCTGACCCCATAAGGAACACAGCTGTCTGGGGACTGCCATAACCCACCCTGCTCAACACCCATCACCTTTGCAGGCtggacaggagtggggacagatCAAGGGGACCCCAAAGGCCCAGGGACCTCCAAACCCAAATGCAGAAGTCAAACCCCCAAGGCAGGGCCTCTGCAGGGCACTCGGCAAACAGGAACTCTCATAACTCCCACTCCATGACCATAAAAGGGACCCAGGTGTCCCGGGACCCCCATGACTCCTGCCACAGATCCCACGTGTAACCCCTGATCCCCGAGGGGACCGAAGAGAATCCCGAGATCCCCATAACCTCCCAAACTCGGGACCCTCCAGTGCTGACACTTCCACCAGCTGCCTCGGGGGAGAATAGgtcaggaaccccaaaaccagccccacaGGAACCCCATAAAGGACCGCTCAAACAAAGCCCGGGGTCCGTACATTTAACTCAGACAACCCCATCGGAACCTCAAGTTCGGGGACCCCCCTGAACTCCGTCACTCCTCGGGTGGCTCAGCCGTCCGGGGACCCCCGTGACCCCCAACCTGTGACCCCCAACCTGTGACCCATGGCCCCCTGGGCACCCCCGTACCGACTCCCCCGTGACCCCAGACAAGGACCAGGGGTCCGGTACCCCCCTTTCCCACCAGGGGCCTCCCCAAacttctcccctcccccccattTCCGTGGGGGGaagtggggaggagggaggggggtgCGCGCgcgccgcccctcccccacagGAAGCCCCGGCCGCCCCTCCTCCACCGGGAAGTGGCCGCATTCCGCGCATTTTTACAGGGTTTTTAAGTGGGATGGGGTTCCTCcatccccccaccccctctACGAGACCCCCGCCATCCACTTGGGGGACTGCAATAAAATGGATGGGAATCGGCCAAGGAGTTCGCCTAACCACGTGGTGTTCGCCCATCCCCCCCTTCCCCGCCCGCCTGCGACCCCCGAAATGCTCCAAGTGGGGTTAAGGAGGGGtctgccccgccgccgggccccCACCCCGCCTCCAGGGCCCCCCCAGCACCGGCCCGCCCCAGGCACCGCATCCCCGGGCATGGGCAGCGCCGGAGCCACCCCCCCACCGCGCTCCACGCTGGCGCTTTTGcgtttttctcccttttttgtCCTTCCCGGAGCCCGTCGAGGgccggggggggggggtggaGGTCAGCCCCGCCCCTCAGAGGCCACTGGGTTCCCCCGCCCTCCGCGCGCTTGGGCGGGAAACGCCTCGGCGCGCTGGCCCCCCCACCCCTGCCGGTCCCGGCCTCTCACCGTGATATTGGCGAAGGTCTTGCCGGGAGCGGCGGCCCAGACGGCGGGGGTGTCGCGATAGCCGACGATTGCAGCATCCTGGCAGGTGCCGTCCGCCAGCAGCGTCTCCACGTAGGGCGCCCACCCGctcatggcggcggcggcgggcgggcggggcgggcgggcgtGGCCTTCTGCGGGAGGCGGCGCTTCGCTGGGGAAGGGGCGGGGCTTTCGTTCGGCGCCTGCGCAGCGCGGTCaaggcgcggcggcggcggaggagcggcggcggccccgcgcggCCGTTTTCATAGGGGACGACaggggcggggcagggggcggggcctAAAGGGGCGGGGCCTCTTGCCGGGGGCGCCTTCGGCCTCGCGCGCTGAGGAGGGCGCGCGACTTGGGGGGGGCGGGGGCTCTTTATTGCGACCCTTCCCTCATTATCGCGACATCTTCCGCCCATTGCGATCCCCCGCGTTGTTCCAGCCCACACCGTTACCGGGATCCCTGCACTCCCGTCTACTGTAAACCCTTCCCTTGCTGCGCCCACTCCCCACCTTAATCCAAACCCTTCGTATTCTGGATCCCGCGATTATCACGACGCATCACCCCCCGTTATTCAAACACCCCTCAGAATCGCGACACTCGCTTCCTTTATTCCGACTCTCCCCATTGACTGGACCCCCACCCTTTATTGTGCCACCTCTTCCCCGATATTTGTTCTTCCCCCCATTATCGCGACACCCCCACAGTTATCCTGACCCCCCCAGACTGATAACGTATCCCCCGACATTGCGCCTCCTCTCCCTATATTGTGAATCTCGGTTATTCCGATACACACACGCCCTTATCGCGACACTCCCCCTCGCGCTGGGCCCTACGTGCAGCCCCCAACGGGGGTCGCTGGCAGGGGGTGACAGTTCCAGGGGTGCAGaacccccgcccccccccccgtggGTCGCGGTTTGACTCAGACCAGGGCGGGACTTtccggggggaggggggaggggcagcgGTTTCACTTCCTGCctcggggtgggggaggggctcggCGGTTGAGGACGGGGACGGGGGGGATGGAGGCGTTCGGGATCATCTCCCTGCCAGGGGATCCCGGGGTGCCACGACCCCCAGAACAGGGCTGAGGGGGTCGAGGGCTCGTAAGGGTGCCCTTTCCCCCGCACCCCCCATCAAAGGCCCGGTCCCGCCCCCCTCCCCGGCGAGAACTTCCCCGGGAAGTGGTCAAAGCCACCACCCCTCCCCCCACGCTCTGGGGCCCATGGGGCTGagtccccccctcccccacccctggTGCTCCTTCGGGGCTGACCTCCCCCCCCCCACACCAAAAGGACCCTCTGCACCCCCAAAATCGTGTTGCCCCCCACCCAATTCACCCTCTCTCTTTCTGCCTGGTGCTGTTTCCCCCAGGGCCTTCAGGCAGCGATCCAGCCCCCACCCCCGGTTGGGGGTCCTGTTATCGTGACATTTGAGGAGGGCTTAAAATAGCCCCAAACCTGGGGGGAACACCTAGGGACCACCATCAAATGCCATCAGCCCCGGGCACTTGTGGCCCCACCGCGTTTCCCCCAGTGGGGGCTGAATTTTACACCAGAGAACCACTCTGGTTCCTCCGGGGGGCGAGGGCAAAGGGAAAGGGATTAAAATCCCGGGGGACACCTGTGAGGGAGGGGCAGGGtcccaggcagaggcagcactgcGTGAGAAAGGCCCGGACCCACCCTGGGCCCCTTTGAGTGTCCTGAGTGTTGGGGAGGGGGGTCTGGGCTCACTCAGTGTCACCCATGGGATGGGGGGACATAGGGCCAAATCAAGGGACTTGGACATGGGAGTTCCCCCAATGGGAGCTGGCGGGGGTGTCTGTGGGGTCCACAGTCAGGCTGTGACCCCCATGGCCTCGGCCTTGACCCCTGGatcccctgtcccacagccctgtcCATCCAGGAGATCGTAGATTCACATGGGAATCGAGGTGGATTTCTTTACAGCCAAGGGTATGGAGGAGCAGGggggggatgctggggtggAGGGGACTTGGAGGAGGCTTAGGGTTGTGGTGAAACACTTTAGGAGtgttggggacatggagggTCCCGGGGCAGGCAGTGACGGGCCCCAGGACGGGGTTGGGTTTCCGGGTCACATCGCGAATTTGTGGTAACTGGAGGAAAGTCATGGGGCActgggggaggggtgggaaaGGGCAGGAGGTGGAGCGGGGAGCAGCAGGGTCCATCTGCCCGTGGCACTTTGGAGGGGGTGGTCGTGGTGCCTGGGTGCCCAGGTCCCCTTGGCCAAGGGTCAGCACTGAGTGTGTCCAGGTATGGGGTTCCTGTGGTCtcttggagggatttggggtatcaggaggaatttggggCCTGGATACTCCAGGTCTGTCTCAGTTGGAGTGGGAGTTTGGGGGCATTTGGGGATTCAGGGGGGATTTGGCCCAACCCCCTGAGTGCCCTTCCAGCACTGGAGCTTCTGAGAGCAGCTGTTGGGAATGCCAGGTACCAGCACAAGGTGGTCATCAGGATGGATGTGGCAGCCTCTGGGTTCTGTCACAAGGGCAAATACGGCCTGGACTTCAAATCCCTCCCTGGATCCTCAGCGCCTCAgcaccagggagcagctctaCCACAGCTTCATCAAGGACTACCCCACTGAGCCCTGGAATGaaactgggagggcactgggagggactttGATGgaactgggaggcactgggaaggcactgggaagcaggagagTGACACTGAGGaggactgggaggcactgcaGGGCATCAGAATGAAGTGGAACAGACTGGGGGGTAACTGGGAGGCgcagggaaggcagctgggGACTCTGACAGCTCCTCCAAGGCTGTGCCCGGGGTGGTCACTGTCATTCTACCACCCCTCAGGTGACTGGACCATACTGGTGCACTCCAGTACATActggtggctgtgtccccacagtggTGTCAGCTGAGGACCCCTCTGATCAGGGTGACTGGGAGGGCTGGAAGTGGTTCCTGACAGGTGGACATCCGGGGGGTGGGGGATGACAGTGACCAACTGTCACTGGCAGTGACCAACCCGGAGCAGATCGCGCCGGCGGCCGAGGCTGTGGCCACGCACCCGCCTCCTGCTCCAGGTCAGCCAGATCCGATCCATCAGAGTCCGTCCAGGTGTGAGTCCTCCAAATCCTTGTGCAAacccccagcactgagcccGTGCAGGTGTGATCCTCGTGTGACCCCACGCCCTCACAAACTCCTGTGTAAGCCCCTCGTTATGGAGCCCATGCAGGTGTGAGTGCACGGGCAAACCCCCCACAGCTGAGCCCATCAGATGTGACTGCACACACAAACTCACACAAACCCTCACGGCAACCCCAGCCACTGAATCCATCCAGGCTGAGTCTGTGCAAACCCTCCTGCAAATCCCTGAGAAAGCCCCCGAGACACTGCTCCACCCAGGTGTGAGTGCACAGGCAAATCCTCAGCCAACCtcttgggagaagaggccacATAAAAAGTGTCACACGAGGCACAGAAACGCCTCGTGCACGCCTCTCTCGTCACCACCAGAGCCACGCAGTGCAGAGCCCCTGTATGAACACTTCATGCAAGGTCCCCATGTCACCTCTCGTGGTCCCTCCTGTGTGCTCCCCCAGCTGaagctgccccagagcctcAGCTGCCTGCCAAGGGACTTCCCCCACCTCCAACAGAGTTTCCAAACTACCAGGAGCTCCCAACTCAGTCACGGTTTGGGGAgtgggacacacacacacgacCTGCCCCCCTAAAACAGACACAGGGACCGGGCGAGGAGATGAGGTCCTTTATCACCCCCTCCGTGtgtccctgccaccctcccCCCGCTGTTAAATACCCCTGGGGGACGCCCccaccacccccacccccctcccaTCACGCACAGGGCCCCCCGGggccccccccggccccgccctcGTCCTCCGCCTGCCGCAGCCGCTTCTTGGCCCGGATCTCGTTCATGGCCTCTTCGATGGAGCGCGTGTCCCGCTTGTTGGCCACCGGCACTGCGGGGACAGAGCGGAGCTCCAGGTGGCTGTaacccccagccccccacagAGAGCCTAAAACCCTCCTGGGAAGGGCCCCCCAACCCTCCTGGACCCCCGCGGGACCCCCTGCTCACCGCAGCCGTACGCCTTGTTGGCCTCCATGGTGCGGGCGGCGGCTTTGGCAGCGTCGGAGCCGATCAGGTGCCGATACTTGTCCTTGTAGTCGTtgggggggcccgggggggcggggccgcgctcaAGCTCCgcctcctcctgctgtgccgccagctcctgcaggtgagGGGTCAGCAGCAAGCCCCACCCACTGGGCCACACCCCTCTATCCCATGCCACACCCATGTAAGCCCCACCCCTACCATGTGAGCATGCCACACCCATCTGGCCATGCTATATCTCAGTTAAATCCCGCCCAAGCCCACTAAGCCCGGCCTACCCGGAGGCGACGCCGCTCCTCAGCTCGGGCCGGGTCCCACTCCTCCCCGCGCCGGTACGCCTCCAGCTCCTCGTCGGATGGCGCGAACTCCTGCGGACACCGGCgtcaccctgtgtcccctcGGCTGCCCCAGTGCCCCCACGGTGCCTCCCGCCACCCCTCAC is a genomic window of Catharus ustulatus isolate bCatUst1 unplaced genomic scaffold, bCatUst1.pri.v2 scaffold_151_arrow_ctg1, whole genome shotgun sequence containing:
- the PFN1 gene encoding profilin-1, coding for MSGWAPYVETLLADGTCQDAAIVGYRDTPAVWAAAPGKTFANITPAEVAALVGPERGPLLVQGLTLGGMRCSVIRDSLLVEGEHSMDLRTKGAAGAPTFNITAAITNKTIVLAMGKEGVHGGCVNKKCYEMANHLRRSQY